Part of the Quadrisphaera sp. RL12-1S genome, AGCCGGCGCGCGCCGGCCGCACGGCGGTGGGAGCCGCCGCCTGCGGCGCGGCGGCCGGTGCTTGCCGCGCCGTCGTGGCGGCCGCCGACGCCGGCGGAGAGGCCGGCGGACGGGCCGTCGTGCCCCGCTGCGCCGAGCCCGCCGCTGCGGGCCGGGGACCGTTGCCGAGGGTCCCGGCGCCGCCGACCACCGACGTCGGCCGGGCGGTGCCGCCCGACGGTCGCTGGCCGGCGGGACGCGCGGACCCGGACGTCGTGCCCCCGCCAGGGGCGGACGGCGTCCCCGCGGACGCTCCGGCGGACGCAGACCGTCCAGCGCCGCCCGAGGGGTCTCGGGCGTCAGTCTTCTCGGACGGGCTCACGCCCCACCTCCGGGCTCAGGCTCAGGCTGCGCCGACGGTACGGCATCCGGACCGTCGTCGCCGGGCGCCGCACCGGGAGCCTCGTCCTGGACCTGGGCCTCGTCGGCGATCTCGTCCTCCGCCGCCCGCTCGGCGTTCCGGGCCACCAGGAGGATCTGGTCGCGCGCGTCCACCTTGGCGAAGCTGACGCCCATGGTGTCGCGGCCGGTCGCCCGCACCTCAGCGGCGCGGCTGCGGACCACCTTGCCGCTGGCCATCACCACGAGCACCTCGTCCTCGTCACCGACGAGCAGCACGCCGGCGAGGTCACCGCCCCGCTCGGAGGGCTTGGCCACGCGGACGCCGTAGCCGCCGCGCCCCTGGACGCGGTACTGGTCGACGGCGGTCCGCTTGGCCATCCCCGAGGCGAAGACCACGAAGACGTCGGCGGTGGTGTCGTCGCGGACGGCGTCCATGGCCAGCAGCTCGTCGCCGTCCCGGAAGCGCATGCCCGTGACGCCCGACGTGGCGCGGCCCATCGGGCGCAGCGCCTCGTCGGAGGCGGTGAAGCGCACCGACTGGCCCTGGCGCGAGACCAGGAGCAGGTCGTCCTCGTCGCCGACGAGCCGTGCCGAGACCAGCTCGTCACCGTCGCGGAGGTTGATGGCCACGACCCCGCCCGAGCGGGGGGAGTCGTACTCGACCAGCCGGGTCTTCTTCACCAGGCCGCTGCGCGTCGCCAGCACGAGGAACGGCGCCTGGGCGTAGTCGCGCAGGTCCAGCACCTGGGCGATGGTCTCGCCGGGCTGGAAGGCCAGCAGGTTGGCCACGTGCTGGCCGCGAGCGTCACGGCCGCCCTCGGGCAGCTCGTGGGCCTTGGCCCGGTACACCCGGCCGAAGTTGGTGAAGAACAGCAGCCAGTGGTGCGTGGTGGTGGTGAAGAAGGAGCTCACCAGGTCGTCCGCGCGCAGCGCGGCACCCCGCACGCCCTTGCCCCCGCGGCGCTGGGCCCGGTAGGCGTCCACCCGGGTGCGCTTGGCGTACCCGCCGGCCGTGATCGTGACGACCACGTCCTCCTCGGGGATGAGGTCCTCCACGCTCATGTCGCCCTCGAAGGGCACGATGCGCGTGCGGCGGTCATCGCCGTACTTGGCGACGATCTCGCCGAGCTCCTCGCCGACGATGGTCCGCTGGCGGGCAGGCCGGGCGAGGATGTCCTCGAAGTCGGCGATCTGCGCGACGAGGGCGTCGTGCTCGTCGATGATCCGCTGCCGCTCCAGGGCGGCCAGGCGGCGCAGCTGCATCTCGAGGATGGCGTTGGCCTGGACCTCGTCGATGTCGAGCAGCGACATCAGGCCCGTGCGCGCGTCCTCGGTGGTGGCCGAGGCGCGGATGAGGGCGATGACGGCGTCGAGCGCGTCGAGGGCCTTGAGCTGGCCGATGAGGATGTGCGCCCGCTGCTGCGCCCGCCGCAGGCGGAACTGGGTGCGCCGGACGATGACCTCGAGCTGGTGGGTGATCCAGTGCGAGACGAAGGCGTTCAGCGGCAGCGTGCGCGGCACGCCGTCCACCAGGGCCAGCATGTTCGCGCTGAAGTTCTCCTGCAGCGGCGTGTGCTTGTAGAGGTTGTTGAGCACGACCTTCGCCACGGCGTCGCGCTTGAGGACGACGACGAGGCGCTGGCCGGTCTTGCCCGAGGTCTCGTCGCGCACGTCCGCGATCCCCGAGATGCGGCCGGTGTTGGCCAGCTCGGCGATCTTCGTGGCCAGGTTGTCGGGGTTGACCTGGTAGGGGAGCTCGGTGACCACCAGGCACTGGCGGTTCTGGATCTCCTCCACCGCCACCACGGCGCGCATCGGCACGCTGCCGCGCCCGGTGCGGTACATGTCCTCGATGCCGGAGCGGCCCAGGATCGTGGCCGAGGTCGGGAAGTCCGGCCCCTGGATCCGCGCCATGAGGGCCTGGAGGAGCTCCTCCTCGTCGGCGTCGGGGTGCTCCAGCGCCCACTGGACGCCGTCGGCCACCTCGCGCAGGTTGTGCGGCGGGATGTTGGTGGCCATGCCCACGGCGATGCCGGCGGAGCCGTTGACCAGGAGGTTGGGGAACCGCGCCGGCAGGACGTCGGGCTCGAGCTCGCGCCCGTCGTAGTTGGGCGAGAAGTCGACGGTCTCCTCGTCGATGTCGCGCACCATCTCCAGCGCGAGCGGCGCCATGCGGCACTCGGTGTACCGCGGGGCGGCAGCTGGGTCGTTGCCCGGGGAGCCGAAGTTGCCCTGGCCGGCCACCAGCGGGTACCGCAGCGACCAGTCCTGGGCCAGGCGCACCAGGGCGTCGTAGATCGCCGTGTCGCCGTGGGGGTGGTAGTTCCCCATGACGTCGCCGACCACGCGGGCGCACTTGGAGTACGGGCGGTCGGGCCGGTAGCCGCCGTCCCACATCGCGTAGAGGACGCGGCGGTGCACGGGCTTGAGGCCGTCGCGCACGTCGGGCAGGGCCCGGCTCACGATGACGCTCATCGCGTAGTCGAGGTACGACCGCTGCATCTCCAGCTGCAGGTCGACCTGCTCGATGCGGTCGCCTCCCGACGACGCGGCGTCGGGCACGGTGCCGGTGGGGGGCTCAGACATCGAGGAACCTCACGTCGTGGGCGTTGCGCTGGATGAAGGAGCGCCGCGAGTCGACGTCCTCCCCCATCAGCACGGCGAAGATGGCGTCGGCCGCGGCGGCGTCGTCGAGGGTGACCTGCCGCAGGGTCCGGTGGGCGCGGTCCATCGTGGTCAGCGCCAGCTCGTCCCAGTTCATCTCGCCCAGGCCCTTGTAGCGCTGGACGGAGCCCTCCTTGGGCAGGCGGCCCCCGTTCGCGGTGCCGTCGGCGATCACGGCGTCCCGCTCGCGGTCGGAGAAGACGAAGTCGTGCTCGCGGTTGGACCACTTGATCCGGTACAGCGGCGGCTGGGCCAGGTAGACGTGCCCGGCCTCCACCAGCGGCCGCATGTAGCGGAAGAGCAGGGTGAGCAGCAGCGTGGTGATGTGCTGGCCGTCGACGTCGGCGTCGGCCATGAGCACGATCTTGTGGTACCTGAGCTTCGAGAGGTCGAACTCCTCGCCGATGCCGGTGCCGAACGCGGTGATGAGCGCCTGGACCTCCTGGTTGCCCAGGGCCTTGTCGAGGCGGGCCTTCTCGACGTTGAGGATCTTGCCGCGGATCGGCAGGATCGCCTGCGTCTCGGGGTCGCGGCCGCGCACGGCCGAGCCGCCGGCCGAGTCGCCCTCGACGATGAAGACCTCGCAGCGCGTCGGGTCGTTGGACTGGCAGTCCTTGAGCTTGCCCGGCAGGCCCACGCCGTCCATGAGGCCCTTGCGACGGGTGGCCTCACGGGCCTTGCGGGCAGCGAGCCGGGCCTGCGAGGCGCTGATGGCCTTGCGGACCACCGCCTTGGCCTCGTTGGGGTTCCGCTCGAACCAGTCCGTGAGGTTCTCGGTCATGCGGCCCTGGACGAAGCCCTTGACCTCGGTGTTGCCGAGCTTGGTCTTGGTCTGGCCCTCGAACTGGGGCTCGCCGAGCTTGACGGAGACGACGGCGGTGAGGCCCTCGCGGACGTCGTCGCCCGTGAGGTTCTCGTCCTTCTCCTTGAGGAGGTTGTTGGCGCGCGCGTAGCGGTTGACCAGGGCGGTCAGCGCGGCGCGGAAGCCCTCCTCGTGGGTGCCGCCCTCGTGGGTGTTGATGACGTTGGCGTAGGTGTGCACGGACTCGGAGTACGCGGTGGTCCACTGCATCGCGATCTCGACCGACATGCCGCGGTCGGCGTCCTCGGCGTCGAAGGAGATCACCGACTCGTGCACGGCCTCGGAGCGCTTCTGCTTGTTGAGGTGCTGCACGTAGTCGACCAGGCCGCCGTCGTAGCGGTAGGTGACCGAGCGGGCCTTGACCGACTCGTCGTAGTCCTCGCCCTCCTCGGTGGGGGCGGGGCGCTCGTCGGTGAGCCGCAGCTCGAGGCCGCGGTTGAGGAAGGCGTACTGCTGCAGGCGGGCTCGCAGCGTCTCGTAGTCGAAGACGACCGTCTCGAAGGTGTCCTCGCTGGGCCAGAACGTCACCGTGGTGCCGGTGGTGGTGGCCTCCTCGCCCTTGGCCAGCGGGGCCTCGGGGACGCCGTGCCGGTAGGCCTGGCGCCAGACGTGCCCCTGCCGGCGCACCTCCACCTCGACCCGGCGCGAGAGCGCGTTGACCACGGAGATGCCCACGCCGTGCAGCCCGCCGGAGACGGCGTAGCCGCCGCCGCCGAACTTGCCGCCGGCGTGCAGGACCGTCAGCACCACCTCGACGGCGGGCTTGCCCTCCGACGGGATGACGTCGACGGGGATGCCGCGCCCGTCGTCGACCACGCGCACGCCGCCGTCGGCCAGGAGCGTCACGTCGATGGTGGTGGCGTGGCCGGCGAGGGCCTCGTCGACGGAGTTGTCGACGACCTCCCACACGAGGTGGTGCAGGCCGCGCTCACCGGTGGAGCCGATGTACATGCCGGGCCGCTTGCGGACGGCCTCGAGGCCCTCGAGGACCTGGATGTTGCTGGCGTCGTACGTGGGGGACGACGGTGCCGGGCCGCTCGCGCGGTGGTGCTCCTCCGGCTGCTCGGCCAGGGGCTGCGTGAGAGCCTCGGGCACGGGAACGGCGTCGTCTGTGGGGTCGGCCACGGTCCTCCTCGCGCAGTCACGCGCCCAGGGGCGCGCACGGGCCTCCATCCTACGGGGAAGCCCCGACACCGCGGCGCCGGACGCGCTCGCCCGGGTCAGCACCACCCCTTCTGCGGCCCGTGGACGGCCCGCAGCGCCACGAACAGACCCACGGTGGTGCCCCCGGTCCGCCCCGGCGCTCCGGGGGCGGCTGCGCGCCCGCTGCGCCCTCCGCGATCACCCGTAGGTGTCCCGCGGGCCGCGACCGCCCGCGGAGCGGCTGCCCGCCCGCCAGGAGGGCCCGGCCGGGCCGCGCACCACCAGGCGCGTCACCACGCCCTCACCGAGGTCCTCGTCGAGGCGCCGGAGCACGGTGGCGGTGAGCAGCCGCACCTGCGTGGCCCACGCCGTGGAGTCCGCGCGCACCACCAGCTCCCCCTCGGAGAAGGTCTCCGGCTGGCAGTGCGCCGCCACCTCGGCGCCGACCACGTCGGCCCAGCGGCCCATGACGCCGCCCACCGCGACCGGCGTCCGCCAGCCGCGCTCGCTGACCAGGCGCCCGATGCTCGAGGACACCGTCTGGGGGTCGCGCGCGTCGGGTCGCGCGCCGCTCCCCCCGGCGGCCTGGCCGGAGCGCCGCCCACCGCCCGGCGCAGCCCCGGCGGTCCCCGCACCGCCGGCACCCGAGCGGCCCACCGGAGGCAGCGAGCCGGGCCGGCCGGGCCGGGCCCCCCGGGCCCGCGCCGCCGCCCGCACGCGGTGCAGGGCCGTGGCCGCGGCGTCCGGGAGCTGCTCGGGCCCGGGGAGCGCGTCGGGGTCCTCGGGGCCCGGCGGAGCGGCCGGCGGGTCAGGCGCCACCGGGCTCCACCGTGCCGGCGCGCACCTGGAGGCGCCGGCCCGACAGCTCCGGGGGCACGTCCTCGGCGACCGCCGCCGTGATGAGCACCTGCTCCGCCGGCGCCACGAGCGCCGCGAGGCGCTGGCGGCGCCCCGCGTCGAGCTCGGCGAAGACGTCGTCCAGGACGAGGACCGGCTCGCTCGCGGGGTCCTTCGGGCCGTCGCCGCACAGCAGCTCGTACAGGCCGAGCCGCAGGGCGAGCGCGTACGACCACGACTCGCCGTGGCTGGCGTACCCCCGCGCGGGCAGGCCGGACAGCTCCAGCACGAGGTCGTCGCGCTGGGGCCCCACCAGGGAGGTCCCCCGCTCCAGCTCCTCGGCGCGCACCTGCGCCATCTGCTCCAGCAGCGCCTGCGCCAGCTCCGCGCGGGGCGGCAGCTCGGCGTCGCCGGCGGGGTCGAGGTCGGCCAGCAGCGGCAGGCTGCTGCGGTACCCCAGCCGCACGGGTCCGTCGGCGTCGCCCGGCGCTCCCCCAGCCCCGCTGACCGCGGCGTAGGCGCGGGCCACGTGCGGGTGCAGGCGCCGCACGAGCAGCAGCCGGGCCGCCAGGAGCTCCGCCCCGGCCGTGGCGAGGTGGGTGTCCCAGACGTCGAGCGTGGCGGCCTCGGCGGCCGCGGCGTCCTCCCAGCCCGCCTCCCGGGCCGCCAGGGCCGCCCGGTCGCGCGAGCGGGACGGCCTCCCGGACCGCCCGCCCCGCCGCGCCGCCGCGGCCTGGCGCAGCAGAGCCCCCCGCTGCTTCAGCACGCGGTCGAGGTCGGACCGGGTCCCGGCCAGGCGCGGGGCGAGCGCGACCAGCGCGTCGTCCATGAACCTGCGCCGGCCGTCGGGGTCACCCTTGACCAGGGCGAGGTCCTCGGGCGCGAACAGCACGGTGCGCAGCGACCCGAGGACCTCCCGCGCGCGCTGCAGGGGGGCCCGGTTCAGGCGGGCCCGGTTGGCGCGGCCGGGTGAGATCTCCACCTCCACGAGGGTGGAGCGACCGGCCCGGTCCACCGCGGCGCGCACCACCGCCCGCTCCGCGCCGGCGCGCACCAGGGGCGCGTCCGTCGCGGCGCGGTGGCTGCCGAGGGTCGCCGCGTAGCCGACGGCCTCGACGAGGTTGGTCTTGCCCTGCCCGTTGGGCCCGACCAGGGCGGTCGGGCCCGGGGCGAGCTCGACCTCCGCGCCCGCGTAGTTGCGGAAGTCGACCAGGGACAGGTGCGTGACGTGCACCTGCCGGCGCCCGTCAGCGGGAGGTGGAGCCCGAGCCGGAGCTCGGTCCCGCCTCGGCTGCGCTGGCCTCCTGGACGCCCTGCTCGGGCTTTCCGCCGCTGGTCTGGTCGGAGGTCGCGTCGTCCCCGCCCAGTGACTCCACCGCGTGGCCGCCGAACTGGTTGCGCAGCGCGGCCACCATCTTCATGGCCGGCGAGTCGTCCTGGCGGGAGGCGAAGCGGGCGAACAGCGCGGCCGTGATGGCCGGCATCGGGACCGACTCGTTGATGGCCTCCTCGACGGTCCAGCGGCCCTCGCCGGAGTCGTTCACGTAGCCGCGGATGGAGCCGAGGCTCGTGCCCTCGGCCTCCAGGGCGCGCACCAGGAGGTCCAGCAGCCAGGACCGCACCACGGTGCCGCGCGTCCACGCCTTGAAGGAGCCGGTGACGTCGGTGACGATGTCCTTGGCGGTGAGCAGCTCGAAGCCCTCGGCGTACGCCTGCATGAGGCCGTACTCGATGCCGTTGTGGACCATCTTCGCGTAGTGCCCGGCGCCGACGGCCCCGGCGTGCACGAAGCCCTCCTCGCGGGGGCCCTCGGGGCGCAGCGCGTCGAAGACGGGCAGCAGCCGCTCCACCAGCTCGGCGTCCCCGCCGCACATGAGGCCGTAGCCGTTGTCCAGGCCCCAGATGCCGCCGGAGACCCCGCAGTCCACGAAGCCGATGCCGCGCTCGGCGAGGGACTCCGCGTGGGCGGCGTCGTCGGTGTACTTGGAGTTGCCGCCGTCGATGACGACGTCGCCCTCCGACAGCAGGCCCTTGAGCTGGTCGATGACGCTGTGCGTGACCTTCCCGGCCGGGACCATCACCCAGACCGCCCGCGGGGCCGGCAGGGCCTCGACGAGCGCCTCCAGGCTCTCGACGTCGGAGAGGTCGGGGTTGTTGTCGAAGCCGGTGACCTCGATGCCGCCGCGGCGCAGCCGCGTGCGCATGTTGCCGCCCATCTTGCCGAGACCGACCAGACCGATGTGCACAGCAGACCTCCGGGAGTGCGTCGTTGAGTGGGGCGCCCGCGGGTGGGCGGGGGTCAGCCGGCCATCCGCACGGGCATGAGCAGGTAGCGGTAGTGGTCGCTGGGCTCGCCGTCCTCGTCGGTCTGACCGGTGAGGACGGCGGGCTTCGTGGGAAGCGTGAAGGACAGCCGCACGAACGGCATGTTGAGCGCGCCGAGGCCGTCGAGCAGGAACTGCGGGTTGAACGCGATGGACACGTCGTCACCGTGCAGCTGGGCGGGGATCGCCTCCGAGGCCTGCGCGTCCTCGCCGTCGCCGGCCTCCAGGACCACCTGGCCCTGGCTGAAGGACAGCCGCACGGGGCGGCTGCGCTCGGCGACCAGCGCCACGCGGCGCACCGCCTCGACCAGCGCCGGGACGGAGACCACCGCGGCGATCGGGGACTCGGCGGGGAACAGCGAGCGGACCTTCGGGTAGTCGCCGTCGACCAGGAGCGACGTGGTGCGCCGCCCTCCGGCCTCGAAGCCGACCAGCCCGGAGGCGCCCCGTCCGCGGCCCTCGCCGCCGGCGGCCTCCGACGACAGCGCCAGGACGACCTCGCCGCTGCCCATGGCCCGGGCGACCTCGGACAGGGTGCGGGCCCGCACGAGCGCCGCCGAGGACGCCCCGCCCTCGCCCGCGCTCCACGGCAGGGTCCGCACCGCGAGGCGGTAGCGGTCGGTGGCGAGCAGGGTCAGCTCGTCCCCCTCGATCTCCACGCGGACGCCGGTGAGGACCGGGAGCGTCTCGTCGCGGCTGGCGGCCACCACCACCTGCGCCACGGCGGAGGCGAAGACGTCACCGGCCACGCTGCCGAGGACGTCCGGCATGGCCGGGAGCGCCGGGTAGTCCTCCACCGGCATGGTCAGCAGGGTGAAGCGGCTCGAGCCGCACGTGACGACGACGCGGGGCCCCTGCAGCGAGACCTGGACCGGCTGCGCGGGCAGGGAGCGGGCGATGTCGGCCAGGAGGCGCCCCGAGACGAGCACGCGCCCGGGCTCGTGCACCTCCGCGGGGACCTCCACGTGGGCGGAGACCTCGTAGTCGAAGCTCGACAGCTTCAGCACGCCCGGCTCGGCTGCCTCCAGGAGGACGCCCGAGAGCACCGGGACCGGAGGACGGGCCGGAAGCGTCCGCGCCGTCCACCCGACGGCGTCGGCCAGGACGTCGCGCTCGACCCCGAACCTCACGGGTCCACCTCCATGCGTTGGTGCTGTGCGTGCCCGGAGAGGGCCCCGAGCGGCGAGGGTAACGGTCTGCGGGCCTTCGCCCGGTCGGCCACCCACAGCCACCCCGTGCGGCGGTCCGGGCGGTCCGGCGCAGATGAAGGCGGCGCGATCGAATCCGCTAGATGACTGGTTCCGTAGTAGTCATAGGGCCTGTGGATTCTGTGGAAAACCCCCGTCATCGCAGGTGAGGGGTTGTGCACACCTGTGGACAGAGCTGTGGATGACGTGGGGAAAAACTACGGGTGCCTGTGGACGGCCAGATCTTGTCCACATCGCGTCCACAGATCGACCCCCAGTTGTCCACACGTCGTCCACAGGATCCGGGCGGTTTTCCACAGGGGCTGTGGACAGCTTTGTCCACAGCCCCTGTGGATGGCTGTGGACCGTCCTCACCTGGGGACACAGCCTGTGGACAACTCGCGTCCGCGCTGGTCAGGGCCTCGAGCGGGTCAGGCCCGGTGCTGCAGCTTGATGCGGTTGGTGAGCTCGGTGACCTCGTTGTAGGTCTGCCGGCGCTCCGCCAGCTGCTCGCGCACCTTGCGGTTCGCGTGCATGACGGTGGTGTGGTCGCGGCCGCCGAACGCCTGCCCGATCTTCGGCAGGCTGAGCTCGGTGAGCTCCCGGCACAGGTACATCGCCACCTGTCGGGCGTTCACCACCGAGCGCGAGCGCGCGGGCCCGCAGAGGTCCTCGATGGTCAGCTTGTAGTAGTCGGCCGTCTGGGCCATGACCGTCGCCAGGGAGATCTGCGCCGTCTCCCCGGTCAGGAGGTCCTTGAGCACCACCTCGGCCAGGGCGAGGTCGACGTCGGCCCGGTTGAGGTTGGCGAAGGCCGTGACCCTGATCAGGGCGCCCTCGAGCTCGCGGATGTTGGTGGAGATCTGCGAGCCGATGAACTCCAGCACCTCGTAGGGGACCGAGATGCGGTCGGTGATGGCCTTCTTGGACAGGATCGCGATGCGCGTCTCCAGGTCCGGCGGCTGCACGTCGGTGGTCAGGCCCCACTCGAACCTGGACCGCATCCGCTCCTCGAAGCCGAACAGGTTCTTGGGCGGCTGGTCCGAGGTGATGATCACCTGCTTGTTGGCGTTGTGCAGCACGTTGAAGGTGTGGAAGAACTCCTCCTGCGTCTGCACCTTGTTCGACAGGAACTGGATGTCGTCCACCAGCAGGAAGTCGACGTCGCGGTAGCGCCGGAGGAACGAGTTCTTCTGGTCGTCCCGGATCGAGTTGATGAAGTCGTTGGTGAACTCCTCGGAGTTCACGTACCGCACCTTGACGCCCTGGTAGAGGTGCTGGGCGTAGTGCCCGATGGCGTGCAGCAGGTGCGTCTTGCCCAGTCCGGAGGGCCCGTAGACGAACAGCGGGTTGTAGGCCTTGGCAGGCGCCTCCGCCACGGCGACGGCCGCCGCGTGGGCGAACCGGTTGGACGAGCCGATGACGAAGGTGTCGAAGGTGTACTTGGGGTTGAGGCGCGCCGGCTCGGCGTCCTTGCGCGACTGCTCCCCGCGCCGGCTGCGGGGCACCTGCGAGGGCCTGCTGACGCCGAAGAGCGCGCCGTCCTCACCCGTGGCGAGCAGCTCGGCGCCGTCCTCGGGCCCGTCGTCGTCCCCGGCCGGGCCGTCCTCGCCGGTCCCGTCCGCAGAGGCCCCCTCGGCGTCGCCGCGGGGCGAGGGCACCTGCCCGTCACCGGCGGCCGGGGCGCGCGGCGCCTCCACCGGGGGGGCGTCGGTGAGGCTGCTGTCCACCGCCACCGCCACGCGGACCTCACGGCCCAGGCGCTCCGACAGCGCGGCGGCCACGGGCTCGCGCAGCCGCTGCTCGATCATCTCCTTGGTGAGCTCGTTGGGCACCGAGAGCAGCACCATGTCGTTGAGCAGGCCCAGCGGACGGGTCAGGCGCAGGAACGCCAGCTGCTGGCGCGAGATGCGCGCGTCGGCGCCCAGCGCGGCGATGACGCCAGGCCAGGCCGAGGGGAGATCATGCTCATCGGCCACCGCTCCACCCTCCCACGCCCGCGCGAAGGGTCGCGCACGTCGTCCACAGGGTTGTCCACAGGCTGTGGACGGAGGTGGGGACGTCGACCGGTCGGGAGGCGGCACTGCCGACCCCGGAGCGGGAGCGCACGACGCTAGCGGCACGGTCTCGCCCGGCACAAGGCGGCACGCCGGAGGGGGTCTGGAGCGACCTGGCACCCCGTCGGAGCCGCGTCGGCAGCGCGTCGGCACCGCGTCGGCAGCGCGTCGGCAGCGCCCGGCGAGCCGCCAGGTTTGACCCTCGAGGCCCGCGGCCCCTACCGTGGAGCGGTTGCGGCAGGCGCTCGTGCGTCCGTCGGTGCCCTCCCGGCCAGGTGGTCGAGGGCCCACGGGCCGGAGTCCCGCCGCTCGGTGCGACCGCGCTCACCCGAGCGCCCGGTCGCCCCGGACAACGAGCTGATCAGCGACGTGATGGAGTGACGGGCGTGAGCAAGCGGACCTTCCAGCCGAACAACCGGCGCCGGGCCAAGGTGCACGGCTTCCGCCTGCGCATGCGCACCCGCGCCGGCCGCGCCATCCTCGCCGCGCGGCGCTCCAAGGGCCGCGCCCAGCTGTCCGCCTGAGAACCAGCGGCCCCCGGGCCCGCTGCCTCGTGCTCCCCGCAGCGCACCGCCTCCGCCGTCCCGTCGACTTCTCGGCGGTCGTGCGGCGCGGGCGGCGCGCCGGCCGGCGCCACCTCGTCCTCCACCTCCTCGAGCCCTCGGGCCTCGACGGGGCGGAGGGCCCGGTGCGCGTCGGCTTCGTGGTCTCCAAGGCCGTGGGCGGCTCGGTGGTCCGCAACCGCGTCGAGCGCAGGCTGCGCCACCTCGTGCGCGACCAGCTGCCGGAGCTGCCCCCGGGCAGCCGCGCGGTGGTGAGGGCCAACCCTGCGGCTGCCGACGCCTCCAGCGAGGTGCTGGCGAGGGACCTCGCCTCGGCGGTCCGCAAGCTCGTGCCCGACGAGGGACCGCAGCGGTGAGGCGCCTCGTCCGCGCGCTGCGGGTGCTGGACCGCGGC contains:
- a CDS encoding DNA replication/repair protein RecF, which encodes MHVTHLSLVDFRNYAGAEVELAPGPTALVGPNGQGKTNLVEAVGYAATLGSHRAATDAPLVRAGAERAVVRAAVDRAGRSTLVEVEISPGRANRARLNRAPLQRAREVLGSLRTVLFAPEDLALVKGDPDGRRRFMDDALVALAPRLAGTRSDLDRVLKQRGALLRQAAAARRGGRSGRPSRSRDRAALAAREAGWEDAAAAEAATLDVWDTHLATAGAELLAARLLLVRRLHPHVARAYAAVSGAGGAPGDADGPVRLGYRSSLPLLADLDPAGDAELPPRAELAQALLEQMAQVRAEELERGTSLVGPQRDDLVLELSGLPARGYASHGESWSYALALRLGLYELLCGDGPKDPASEPVLVLDDVFAELDAGRRQRLAALVAPAEQVLITAAVAEDVPPELSGRRLQVRAGTVEPGGA
- a CDS encoding DUF721 domain-containing protein, giving the protein MAPDPPAAPPGPEDPDALPGPEQLPDAAATALHRVRAAARARGARPGRPGSLPPVGRSGAGGAGTAGAAPGGGRRSGQAAGGSGARPDARDPQTVSSSIGRLVSERGWRTPVAVGGVMGRWADVVGAEVAAHCQPETFSEGELVVRADSTAWATQVRLLTATVLRRLDEDLGEGVVTRLVVRGPAGPSWRAGSRSAGGRGPRDTYG
- the gyrB gene encoding DNA topoisomerase (ATP-hydrolyzing) subunit B translates to MEARARPWARDCARRTVADPTDDAVPVPEALTQPLAEQPEEHHRASGPAPSSPTYDASNIQVLEGLEAVRKRPGMYIGSTGERGLHHLVWEVVDNSVDEALAGHATTIDVTLLADGGVRVVDDGRGIPVDVIPSEGKPAVEVVLTVLHAGGKFGGGGYAVSGGLHGVGISVVNALSRRVEVEVRRQGHVWRQAYRHGVPEAPLAKGEEATTTGTTVTFWPSEDTFETVVFDYETLRARLQQYAFLNRGLELRLTDERPAPTEEGEDYDESVKARSVTYRYDGGLVDYVQHLNKQKRSEAVHESVISFDAEDADRGMSVEIAMQWTTAYSESVHTYANVINTHEGGTHEEGFRAALTALVNRYARANNLLKEKDENLTGDDVREGLTAVVSVKLGEPQFEGQTKTKLGNTEVKGFVQGRMTENLTDWFERNPNEAKAVVRKAISASQARLAARKAREATRRKGLMDGVGLPGKLKDCQSNDPTRCEVFIVEGDSAGGSAVRGRDPETQAILPIRGKILNVEKARLDKALGNQEVQALITAFGTGIGEEFDLSKLRYHKIVLMADADVDGQHITTLLLTLLFRYMRPLVEAGHVYLAQPPLYRIKWSNREHDFVFSDRERDAVIADGTANGGRLPKEGSVQRYKGLGEMNWDELALTTMDRAHRTLRQVTLDDAAAADAIFAVLMGEDVDSRRSFIQRNAHDVRFLDV
- the dnaN gene encoding DNA polymerase III subunit beta; amino-acid sequence: MRFGVERDVLADAVGWTARTLPARPPVPVLSGVLLEAAEPGVLKLSSFDYEVSAHVEVPAEVHEPGRVLVSGRLLADIARSLPAQPVQVSLQGPRVVVTCGSSRFTLLTMPVEDYPALPAMPDVLGSVAGDVFASAVAQVVVAASRDETLPVLTGVRVEIEGDELTLLATDRYRLAVRTLPWSAGEGGASSAALVRARTLSEVARAMGSGEVVLALSSEAAGGEGRGRGASGLVGFEAGGRRTTSLLVDGDYPKVRSLFPAESPIAAVVSVPALVEAVRRVALVAERSRPVRLSFSQGQVVLEAGDGEDAQASEAIPAQLHGDDVSIAFNPQFLLDGLGALNMPFVRLSFTLPTKPAVLTGQTDEDGEPSDHYRYLLMPVRMAG
- the gnd gene encoding phosphogluconate dehydrogenase (NAD(+)-dependent, decarboxylating), coding for MHIGLVGLGKMGGNMRTRLRRGGIEVTGFDNNPDLSDVESLEALVEALPAPRAVWVMVPAGKVTHSVIDQLKGLLSEGDVVIDGGNSKYTDDAAHAESLAERGIGFVDCGVSGGIWGLDNGYGLMCGGDAELVERLLPVFDALRPEGPREEGFVHAGAVGAGHYAKMVHNGIEYGLMQAYAEGFELLTAKDIVTDVTGSFKAWTRGTVVRSWLLDLLVRALEAEGTSLGSIRGYVNDSGEGRWTVEEAINESVPMPAITAALFARFASRQDDSPAMKMVAALRNQFGGHAVESLGGDDATSDQTSGGKPEQGVQEASAAEAGPSSGSGSTSR
- the gyrA gene encoding DNA gyrase subunit A, coding for MSEPPTGTVPDAASSGGDRIEQVDLQLEMQRSYLDYAMSVIVSRALPDVRDGLKPVHRRVLYAMWDGGYRPDRPYSKCARVVGDVMGNYHPHGDTAIYDALVRLAQDWSLRYPLVAGQGNFGSPGNDPAAAPRYTECRMAPLALEMVRDIDEETVDFSPNYDGRELEPDVLPARFPNLLVNGSAGIAVGMATNIPPHNLREVADGVQWALEHPDADEEELLQALMARIQGPDFPTSATILGRSGIEDMYRTGRGSVPMRAVVAVEEIQNRQCLVVTELPYQVNPDNLATKIAELANTGRISGIADVRDETSGKTGQRLVVVLKRDAVAKVVLNNLYKHTPLQENFSANMLALVDGVPRTLPLNAFVSHWITHQLEVIVRRTQFRLRRAQQRAHILIGQLKALDALDAVIALIRASATTEDARTGLMSLLDIDEVQANAILEMQLRRLAALERQRIIDEHDALVAQIADFEDILARPARQRTIVGEELGEIVAKYGDDRRTRIVPFEGDMSVEDLIPEEDVVVTITAGGYAKRTRVDAYRAQRRGGKGVRGAALRADDLVSSFFTTTTHHWLLFFTNFGRVYRAKAHELPEGGRDARGQHVANLLAFQPGETIAQVLDLRDYAQAPFLVLATRSGLVKKTRLVEYDSPRSGGVVAINLRDGDELVSARLVGDEDDLLLVSRQGQSVRFTASDEALRPMGRATSGVTGMRFRDGDELLAMDAVRDDTTADVFVVFASGMAKRTAVDQYRVQGRGGYGVRVAKPSERGGDLAGVLLVGDEDEVLVVMASGKVVRSRAAEVRATGRDTMGVSFAKVDARDQILLVARNAERAAEDEIADEAQVQDEAPGAAPGDDGPDAVPSAQPEPEPGGGA